AATGTTGCAACATGTCAACATTCGTGACATTTCGCGCGATGATGTTCGATGTGAGATAGATAAATTTGTAAATAATGCGATTGCGTTTGAGGAGTGGCAGTGGGCAGCAAGGGCGACGCGGTTCCGTGTGGAAATTGGCCATAAGCTCAGTGAGCTGAATCATGCTTCTGTTGGGAATTGATGCCCTGATGCCTAGCGGTACATGTCACCCTTTCTGATCTTCTATACTCGTATCACATATAACACCCCAACTGTATCTCCGAGTGAATGTATATTGTGATTTTTACTAAAAACTCCGGTGTCCTAAACATGTACATCGGGGAACATGGGGTTTCCGCTTTCGGTAATCCGCGGCATCCCCACGCATGACATCAGTCGTGAAACCGGCACTCAAAGCAACGAAACTCCAATTCCCATTTGATTCGTAAGACCAAGGCAAGATGACTATTCGAACTATCTGCTCAAAGGGCATCTACCACGGTCTCCCCGTCTTTCCGGACGATGTGGAAGGACTTACGGCTATTGTCACCGGAGCAAATGGCATTTCCGGCACGCATATGGTAGGTCATGCTCCTTACTAATTTAGAATAGACTGACAAACAGAAAGCTTCGCGTGCTATGCGAATCGCCCAAACGATGGAAGAAAGTCTACGCCGTCTGTCGTAGACCACCGCATGGAGAATGGCCAAGTCAAGTCGAACATGTTTCAATGGATCTACTGCAGGCACCGGAAAAGATCGCAGAGAAGATGCACGAGCGAGGAGTTAAAGCTGACTGCGCGTTCTTTTTTGCTTATATCCAGCCGAAGCCGAAAGAGGGTGAGAGCATTTGGAGTGCTGTTAATGAGCTTGTTAATGTTAACAGTATGTAACCTATCCGGATTTGTACCTTTTGTGCTGACAATGGAAGCCGCCCTATTGAGGAACTTCCTTGAGGGACTGGCAATATCCAAGTCTGTTCCTCGGAGGGTCCTACTCCAACTAGGAGCGAAGTACTATGGCGTACATCTAGGCCCCTCTGCAGTACCCCAAGAAGAATCCGATGAGCGCGTGCATCTGGAATCGAACTTCTATTATCCCCAAGAAGACTATCTGCGCGACTTCTCTCAAAAACATGGTATCGGATGGAACATTACCCGTCCTTCTTGGGTTCCTGGCGCTGTTCCTGACGCAGCAATGAATCTATGTCTCCCCCTTGTCATATATGCCACGGTGCAAAAGCACCTTGGAAAGTCACTGGAGTTCCATTCGGATCTAAACGCCTGGGAAGCCAACCAGACTTTATCCACTGCACAGTTAAACTGCTATCTCGCAGAATGGGCAGTTCTGGAACGCCACGCCAAGAACGAGAGCTTCAACGCCTCCGACGACTGTCCGTTCACCTGGGGCAAGTTCTGGCCCAGACTGGCAGAACGTTTCCAGATGCCATGGACTGGGCCATCCATCAATCCGTCTGTGTTCAAGGAACAAGAGACACCGTACAACCCTCCACCACGCGGATTCGGACCCCCGGCCAAGCTGCGATATCGATTTACCTTGACGGAATGGGCTAAGAAGCCGGAGGTCCAGCGGGCGTGGAAGGAACTTGCAGAGAAGCATCATCTGCGGGATAAGTCGTTGGAAGATGTTGATAGGATTTTCGGATTTGCCGATGCTGCGTTGGGCATGTCGTATCCTATTCTTTTTAGGTGAGTGAACGATGATTCAAATTGAGGAAGATGCTGATTGTACTAGTACGGCAAAAGCGAAGAAACTCGGATTCTTTGGATTTGTCGACAGTGCCGAATCTGTGTTCAAGGTATTTCAGGAGTTTGTGGATTTGAAGATGatccctcctcttccttaaTCATGCGTTGTTATACGCAGGGGTTTGTACACTTCGTGGTGAATGTGGATTGACTAATGTAGATATCACGGAATCTGCTGTCTTGATATGCATTGCGCTACACAATTAAATCGTCCTCTTACAGCCTCGGCTTAATCATGCCAACCTCAATCTCCCTCTTGCTAATCTCCTTGAGCACCTTCTTCAGAATCTTCCCACTAGCATTCTTCGGCACCCCTTCCACGAAGACAACACCACCCGTCAACGACTTATACTTGGCCAACCGCTCCTTCATGTACTGCTGCACATCAGCTGCCGTCAACTTCTGCCCTTCTTCCGTAAGCCTCTTGACGATATACGCGCGCGGCCATTCCTCATCCGATCCTGCGAAGCTGATTCCGATAACAGCAGCGTCGACGATCTGCGGGTGCAATAGCAAGATAGCTTCGAGTTCCGCAGGGGCAACCTGGAACCCGCGCACTT
The sequence above is a segment of the Aspergillus chevalieri M1 DNA, chromosome 6, nearly complete sequence genome. Coding sequences within it:
- a CDS encoding SDR family oxidoreductase (COG:S;~EggNog:ENOG410PFDP;~InterPro:IPR036291), producing the protein MTIRTICSKGIYHGLPVFPDDVEGLTAIVTGANGISGTHMLRVLCESPKRWKKVYAVCRRPPHGEWPSQVEHVSMDLLQAPEKIAEKMHERGVKADCAFFFAYIQPKPKEGESIWSAVNELVNVNTALLRNFLEGLAISKSVPRRVLLQLGAKYYGVHLGPSAVPQEESDERVHLESNFYYPQEDYLRDFSQKHGIGWNITRPSWVPGAVPDAAMNLCLPLVIYATVQKHLGKSLEFHSDLNAWEANQTLSTAQLNCYLAEWAVLERHAKNESFNASDDCPFTWGKFWPRLAERFQMPWTGPSINPSVFKEQETPYNPPPRGFGPPAKLRYRFTLTEWAKKPEVQRAWKELAEKHHLRDKSLEDVDRIFGFADAALGMSYPILFSTAKAKKLGFFGFVDSAESVFKVFQEFVDLKMIPPLP